Within the Sandaracinaceae bacterium genome, the region CTTGGACTCGGCGTCGATGTGGAAGAGCGTGCCGTAGAGGGCGATGCCCTCGGCGGCGCGGAGATCGCCGCCCCGCAGCGCGGCGACGAGGCCGCGGCGGCCATGAGCGTTGCAGCCCGCGCGGATGGCGCCCTCACGCTCGAGGCAGTTCATGGTGGGGGAGGCGTCACAGGTCAGGCGCACGTTCGCGAAGACCACGTCCTTGAACGCGTTCATCAACGCCTCCGCGTCGGCCTTCGGCGCATAGCGAAAGAGCGCGTACTCATGGTCGCCCGTGAGCAACCAGAGGGATGCGTGGCGGATGCCGAGCGGGTGTGCGGGGTCGAGCACCCGCGTACTGGTCGCGTCGAGCGCGAGGTCGGTGGAGCGGCCTACACGCCGTGCGATCTCGTCGACGATGGGGTCGAGGAGGTCCACCAGCCGGCTGACGTTTCGCGCGAGCGTGTTCGCACGCAGCGGCACCCCCTGCTCGTCGGCTCGCCGCTCCATCCGCTCGTACGACACCGCCTCGCCGTAGTGCTCGACCATGGCCTGCACGACGAGGTCGGGCCCGAGCAGGCCGCGCGGGACGATCATGTCCGGGCGCTCCGCGCTCACGATGTACTCCCGACACCCGGGGCACGAGACGGTCTCGATCAGGTCGCGTCGCACGATGAACCGCGCGGGCGAGAGCTCCAGCACCTCGCTCGCGCGAAACGCCACGCGCTCGGCCTCCACGTGGCAGTGCGGGCAGGTGCGCTCGGCGCCCGAGACCAGACACTCGTTCGGCACACGCTCGAGGTGCGCGGGCAGCTCACCGCGGCCGTGCTCGTCGCGCTTCTTGGGCCCGCGCTTCTTGGGCCTCAGCAGCTCGGCAGCCTTGGCTGCTGCGCTGTTCGGCGCGGCCGAGTTCTCGGCGCCGTCTGGCGCCCCGTCGCTCGCCCCCGCTTTGCTCGCCTCGTCGGCTTCGGCGGTGCCGTTCTCGTTCGCCGGCGCCATGGAGAAGAGCAGCTCCTGCTGCAGCCTCCGCGACGTCTCGGATGGTGGCTTCGCGCGTCGCCGCGCCATGTCGCGGCGGACGAGCTCGTGGTTGACGTCGCGCATGCGGGCGAGGAGGTGGATCACGGCGTCCACCATCGGCTCTACCGTGCCCGCCGCCACGGCCTCCACCATGAACTCTCGGACCTTCACGAGGTCC harbors:
- a CDS encoding transposase — its product is MTTVPPVASALSPDLVKVREFMVEAVAAGTVEPMVDAVIHLLARMRDVNHELVRRDMARRRAKPPSETSRRLQQELLFSMAPANENGTAEADEASKAGASDGAPDGAENSAAPNSAAAKAAELLRPKKRGPKKRDEHGRGELPAHLERVPNECLVSGAERTCPHCHVEAERVAFRASEVLELSPARFIVRRDLIETVSCPGCREYIVSAERPDMIVPRGLLGPDLVVQAMVEHYGEAVSYERMERRADEQGVPLRANTLARNVSRLVDLLDPIVDEIARRVGRSTDLALDATSTRVLDPAHPLGIRHASLWLLTGDHEYALFRYAPKADAEALMNAFKDVVFANVRLTCDASPTMNCLEREGAIRAGCNAHGRRGLVAALRGGDLRAAEGIALYGTLFHIDAESK